DNA from Brassica napus cultivar Da-Ae chromosome C4, Da-Ae, whole genome shotgun sequence:
gaaccagatgaagggttttgatgaggttgatagctgtcttgctggttgtttcgaggcggataaccactatgttggttgttggggtaggatttctgttggtagttgttgtactgaaagttgggctcttttttgtaccagctaccattgttgttgatgaaacacagctcttcctgaccttccaaaccctcaacctcatggacaacaggtggtgtctcttgacttgggttaccaacaaagtacagctgctcttgtgtggctttatcagcaaggaggatgtctatcttatcctgtagggctttcaactccttcctcgtctgcttatcatctgttcggctgtttctgtcgtggtctccattgtagactgcatcactctttaccatgttgtcaaccagctcctctgcatcttcctcagttctccccaagaagaacccattgctagctgtatccagtctggccctgtacttaggaagagcaccacggtagaatgtgctcagcaagctctccttagagaaaccatggtgtgggcattgagcttggtagcccttgaatctctcccaggcttcactgaagccttccaagttcttctgttggaaactggagatctcatttctcagcttagcagttcttgaggatgagaagaatttctccaagaatgctctcttgcactcatcccaagtagtgatagagtcactgggtagagacttctcccactggcgtgccttatcccccaaagagaaagggaataacttcagctttaaggcatcctctgacacaccattggtttttgacaacccacagtagctgtcgaacctgtccaagtgatcgaatgggtcctctaaagccaagccatgatatttgttgttctcgatcacgttgaggagtcctaacttgacctcaaagttgttggctgccacagccggtgctcggattcctagTCTATGACCAagaatgttgggccggtcataagtaccaatgtgtcgagctgcccgcggttggtgttctgccccttgcggtggatctgccatatcaatatccaatcgctgcaagtgggcttgttgttcttcttctcttctagctcgaACACACtccctctctaaagctctgatgtctgctactattggaactaggtttgttggacccctgctcctcaagttcatacacctgaaagttaaaggtaggtgaagaagaagaatcagtaacaaaagaaaataaaaatgacttagtctcaagtaagtgactaaatctcaatgttcaaatctactcagaatttggcaacggcgccaatttgatgttaggagttttcaaggctcctaagacaaatgttgtagtatagtgattgtcgaaccagttctgagggatatcaaagcactgagaatgcaagtactcacttaatctaagtgcaaccaatgatttagatgggttttaagctatgactaaaactagaaagcaataacaaaatgatactttcttgactaagggaaaagaaaactcatgggcatagggattagaccttgggtgatcaagtatcgaactaaggatggcaaatgatcaatcaaactatcaaccttaagcctagacacaactCTAAggaagctctatgtctagatgaatgctcatttgctaacatatctcaaacatcaaatgtctttggttgaataatatgaaagcaatcattactaacaagtctattagctatcttagcatctttaacaacaaatgtctttggcaaagtatactaaaagcctaggaaagttgtctcaggcatttcatcaaacacctttcgggtgggaaatgcctattgatcaacttttgagtggccaactcagaagatgcattaagaatactctactagcaaggaacaagaatgatctacactaaaacatcctagaactaacctaatcacccttaatctctctaacccatgaattcaaaaggtgattactcactaatctccatgattcctcttaaacccatattggatttcagattaatcatgtagagaaatagataagaaatcaacaagaacacaagaacataacaatcaaaatccaagagatgaacttctcaagagagtttttgtgtatttctcaatagatccaaaaatcatctgcctcctggtggcttacagagtattaaaacataggtttagaaaataaaaacgtgcatcatgaaatgaccaaaaggcccttaagtaaaatagaaaatcgACCCAataatagacgcggagcgacctcggcatgtagctccgagaggtcgctctggccttcgggagcgacctcagtgggtcgctctgagaggtcgctccgggcttcgcttcgtgttgtctcgccatagagacgcgagcgacctcggggtgtcgctttgggaggtcactccgagaggggtgtgagatgcgagtgACCTCGGCGCGTCGCTCTGAACTggtcgctctaggagctggagcgacttcgccttgtcgctctaggaggtcgctccgaagcgtATAGGACGAGCGAGTTCATGGCATTGctccggtaggtcgctctggctggagtgacttgagatagtcgctctgggctggtcgctccaggcagtgctcgtccaaagatcactctaatcacctcctttgagctccaaatgcacccaagtgtctccaggaactccatgtggtactccaatacctgatagagacatatgtatgcaaaatgcaacctagataTGGcttaatcctaatctatatgatgaaaatgcacatgaataaatggataaaacaatgtgaatatgcaagatatcataaAGCAAGAACGATACGCCAAAAAGATACTAGAGGAGTGTGGAATGCATGACAGCAACACAGTTCACATACCTATTGATATAAGCTTAAAATTGTCTAAAGCACAAGACGAGCAAAGCGTGAACGAGAAGGAGTACAGAAGAAGCATCGGGTGTCTCAGATATCTACTTCATACTCGTCCTGACTTATCGTTCTCGGTTGGAGTAATGAGTAGGTATATGCAGGATCCAAAGACTTCACACGCCGCAGCCATAAAGCAAATCTTGCGCTACTTACAGGGAAAAAAAGTGAAGCTAATAGGTTATAGTGACGCAAGTCATAATGCGGACGAAGACGACGGTTGTGGCACAACAGatcatgttttttattttttagattcaCCCATAACCTGGTGTTCTCAGAAACAAGAGACAGTTGCACTTTCATCCTGTGAAGCATAATTTATGGCAGCGACCGAGGCGGCAAAGCATGCAATTTGGCTTCAAGAGTTACTTAGTGAAATCGTGGGAAAGGAATTTCAGAAAGTAGTGGTTCTGATCGACAATAAATCTGCAATAGCCTTAACCAAGAACCCAATTTTCCATGGACGCAACAAACATATTCATCGGCGTTATCACTTTATAAGAGAGTGTGTTGACAACAATCTGATTGAGGTTCAACATGTACCAGGAAGCAAACAGAAAGCATACATCCTAACCAAAGGCCCTGGAAGAATACGATACGAAGAAATGAGAAGTTTGATTGGAGTTGAAGATGTGTTCCAAAGCTATTTTAAGCTTAAAGGGGACAATGTTGGAGTAATCTTAAAATAGCTTGGGAAACAAGCAATCCTATTCTTATCTTGTTATGGTTATCTATAAGGTTTAGGATTATCTTTAAGAGTTATATACTAATAAGATTAGGAGTTAtctattcttatataaaaggaGTTGCAGAATTGTTGCAACACTTGTGAGATATATTGAGATTGTGAGCTTAGGGTTTTGAGTGATTTTCCCTAAGAGATTAATAAGAGAAGCAAATTCTTGTTAACGTGTTCTTGCAATCTATCGTGAGACTATAGAATTAACATAATTGGTTTATAGAAAGAATTAAATATCtagattacattatataaattgataagatacatataaatacatatgatactatataaacaattataaaaacggcttttattatgtttatattagcagtgaataaaataaatcatagattttaaaaaactaattaatctaagcttaataatattaattaaattcactcattcactatatatatagtataaaatgtgtcaaatgaatacaaaatagtcaaatatataattctaaaaatttCAGTCATTTTCCAATGACAATGTGATATCATATATGCGTTATCACTTttagaaatgattaaaatatttttatattttaaaacttaaaaattatatggtaagttatttaaacatatattaatcaagaaaaagtttatttaattcatctattaatataaacaaatgaattaacattattatatggtaagtcatctaaaattatattatttggtaattcatttaatttattatatggtaagtcattTAATTATACTAATCAAAGTATTTTTCACAGGATTTTTCTAGAGTTAATACTCTATTACTATTATTCATATAGCTtggattataataaaattagcaTGCTTATTTTTAATAGGAAAAAAAGCAGACATAAATAAAGGAACAAGAgggaagaataataaaatatgtttgttgCATTCTtggtatttttctatttttatatatttaatttttatttgtttgtcgaGGTACATGTACTTTTTGTGTTACTATAAATGTGAACTAATtagttttatgtgtttttaaaatgttaagataACTTTAGTAAGGAAGTTCAATAaaaatgaccatctctacaattgtTAAAGtcaaagatgaaaaatataatgtaaattgaaagtaataaaaaaatatttaaaattaatgagATGTATTTTTTACGctataataaacttttaaaatgtacgataataaaattttaacaaaatttatacaaataaaaacaatttatttcatataatattggatctcacattaatattaagtatatatgtCTAAAATAACGAcatttggttatttaaaaattgaaatattatttttttcttattagttaatcagatttaattaatataggtattttttaatttaatttaaaataaattaaaacactaattttaaaagatatgtaaactatgattagttttaattaaaaacatttgatTGAATGAGTTAGTGTTTGATAAAATAGTGTGATGATCAGAGATAATTTAAGGAATAATTTGTTTGCTTAACCCATttaagttttatgttaaacactaaattaaaaaaaaaatgagtgagAAAGTGTGATTTAAAGTGTGATTTGGAACAAATTATGAGGAAAAATTTCTTAAACTACTATTTtcctaatatatgtttttttgtttacctTAACCAAATTTATCCTTAGTTTTAACGAGATAATTCTtactatattaattgagaagccaCTTAATTGACTTTTGCTTATGTGTCTTTAATAagttaagtttttaaaaatagttataatttgattggttgttaacatttattagttattattttaatcagatataaaaataaaaggtaactctagaactaattaatacaaattaccaaataacacaaatgatattacaaataatgatttatgatAACTAATTATAGAATTTGAGaaagaatatatatgttttatcaatttctttatttttatcaattatttatatataactaaataaattactttagcattttttatagaaataaatttaatggctatgtattattattatataaaagaattatatttgtagGTAAGGAATTATTATAACTTTTACGTTTTTAAATCCCACACAAAATCGTTTACAAAAGATCTTTCATGATAAAAACTTATGATCATTGTATTGGTCATATTGGAGTTACACAGAAAAAAcacactcttttttttcttctcttgagATCTAGAGTATTTTCGGTTTTTATgtgttaaattaaaatataaagtaattctataaccaattatctgaattaattttaagattattttctGTAAGAGAAAGTTTTTTAATGactaaattttatgtttttgaactattttatatctcacatatattttaaaaatatatactgaaaatcttaattatccaaatatttaaaattaaaaattaaaattttatatttttaattattattcaaaaattataacagtgtaaaaataatatatatttttttatataatataaaattgcgGGCAAACACctagttataattgtttaacaTAATATTCAGTGGTGACCAAGGAAAGTTCAGTAAAAGAATGTACATATCGATTTAACAATGAAATGATGTAAAAGCTCGTGACCACACGCGGGATGGTTCATGACAGACTAacaaatgataaatatttattttataagatgAAAAGTATGATCTATAAACTGATACATATAACGTCGAAGACTAGGTTacatatattgatattttttttgtaacatcatatattgatatatataattGGTTTATTTAAAGTAATTACCTATCGTTTGGTCAAATGTCATTTTATGCGTTCGTAAAAATGATATGGCTTAATCAAAAgctatgaatatatatatgtccaCGGATTATTTAGCTAAGATCCGAACCTGAGATTTACGAAACAATGCGACTGCCTGACACATGAGATTATTTAGAAAAAACTTTATCACGATTTTGCTAACATAATTTAATCAGTAACCTGATAATTTATAACGAAAAGATTGTGGTAATAATACAGTTCGAGTTGATACTaccaacaaatatatataatttgattagaGTTGACAAGGTCCATTTTTCTTTGTAACACTAGAAGATCCTGTCAAGAAAAGAATAATAGTTATGAAATATATGCAATCTCCTCCTATAAAAGCCGATGAGTTCTAGCTaaaaatttactaaaaactgTAAATCCTTATAAAACCATAATGAGAATGGCTGGTTTCACGGTAGCTCTGGCTCTGATGGTGATAGTGTCCACAATAGCTGTTCGAGTTGATGGAAATGAGTTTTCCCATCACAAGGAAGTTAAAATACTTAGACATTTGAAGCGACTCAACAAGCCTCCTGTTAAATCCATTAAGGTATCTTGTACAAATTTCATAAAAACAAACTTGTAAAGatgtattatttttgtattaatcTTAATTTTCCTTACAGAGTGAAGATGGAGATGTAATTGATTGTGTTCCTATCACCAACCAACCAGCTTTTGATCATCCTTTACTTAAACACCATACCATCCAGGTTTGGTTTCAATTTTCATTCTCTCTATTGTTAAAACacgatatttttaaatatcactTACGATATAAAGTTTATGCACGTAGATGAGACCTAGTTTCCACCCCAGAAGTGATTCTACGTACACCAAGAAAGAGGCAAAGACTATAACTCAGGTTTGGCACAAGGCTGGAGAGTGTCCCAATAACACAGTTCCCATcagaagaacaaagaaagaagaccTCTTAAGACCTAAATCCATCGAGAGTTTTGGGAGAAAGCCTCCTCATAGCATCCCAAAATCTACAACCTTTGATCCAACAAAAGGTCATCAGGTACATGTACACTCATCTATGTGATGCAATTGTTACCGTCTTGTAACTTATACTATCCATTAATTTCTGTTGGAGTGGATTTAGTACGCGTTGATGAGTGCGATGAACGAAACGTTTTATGGGACCGAAGTTTTGATAAATCTGTGGAAACCATACGTCCAAGTTCCCGAAGAGTTTAGCTTGGCTCAGACTTGGATTGTGTCCGGATCTGGCTCCAGTCTTAACACCATTGAAGCTGGTTGGCAGGTTTGGTCCCTTCTCCATGACCTATTCTTTGttcttatatattatgaaaatacgtatcttttttttttttttttttggaactcaCGTATCTCATTCTATATTATTCTTAATTTATAGGTTTATCCAGAACTATATGATGATTACAATCCTAGATTCTTTGTTTACTGGACGGTAagttctcttttttatttttgcgACATATTTATGCTAATGCTTGCTTATccctaaatattaataaatctaatctattaaaatagagtcctatTTGAAAATTACTTTGgcatgattttttttggatCTATTGAAAATGTTGGGACTTATCTGTTAATTAACATTTATATTATTTCTACATATCCTTAATCTACGAATATTAAATAGATACCTTAATATTTGCTAATAACGGTTATCCTATTTTAAAGCATCGATGCTTTAAAGTAAGATTCATAATTTAGAACTATACTTGCCATATCTCATTTGTTGGAGCTATCGATTTATGTTCTTCTTGACATATGTTTTGCATTTGTCTAGGTTTCAAACTTTTTTCAATTACTGTTAATCAGCTCAGCATCCATTGATAGACTTATACTTCTTCAACTAATTTTAAACTCCTTCAAAAAAGTAAGTCTTATTCATAATCGACATCAGACTAACTTATTAACATTGATAGACTTATACTTATgtactagattaagatccgcgccttgcgcggaataaacattatatatataaattattttatgtattatatgttcttacatattatgaaataataaatatatattgaataattaaaagtcagtaactattacatataattaaattgatgcgaacgtataaatcaattttattaatccaaacaactttttaaaaaatttgataggatatgtaattaaatttaaatgatattataatacatagtatatttttaatattaatgtctattaaatgatgctttctactcatatgtttttttgatcatgtgtatctttaatagcaaaaactttaaattactgataacaaaattttcattgtgcgattaataattttagtaatttataatttaaaattttttatcaatgttagttcaaaaattttataaaaaaaatttattcaaagtaaattttgaaattaaaatatttatttattcaatatggtttatagtttaatttagaatgatatatatacatatatattttaaatcttaatgattaattaaattaaacttttatttatatgattttgtaattatttgtattttgtcataacaaaaattttaaaccatggatcgcaaaatttgaatgtgagacttttaacggttttagtaatttatagtcgttttttaaaattcaaaatataacatataaagaaaaatctaaatttttataatatggttattgtgatttttttaaattattttaacagtttaaaattaaacaaattttgatagaagatacatttttttatcagatctttattattcaaaatcattaattgtcatatatactttagccacattaggcaattctgtaatctttatttaaggaaataataaatgacattaataatgaatttatgattagtttaa
Protein-coding regions in this window:
- the LOC106392547 gene encoding uncharacterized protein LOC106392547, whose amino-acid sequence is MAGFTVALALMVIVSTIAVRVDGNEFSHHKEVKILRHLKRLNKPPVKSIKSEDGDVIDCVPITNQPAFDHPLLKHHTIQMRPSFHPRSDSTYTKKEAKTITQVWHKAGECPNNTVPIRRTKKEDLLRPKSIESFGRKPPHSIPKSTTFDPTKGHQYALMSAMNETFYGTEVLINLWKPYVQVPEEFSLAQTWIVSGSGSSLNTIEAGWQVYPELYDDYNPRFFVYWTSPI